In Granulicatella elegans, one genomic interval encodes:
- the larB gene encoding nickel pincer cofactor biosynthesis protein LarB, which translates to MDKKEILIRFQEGQLSLEEAASLLEGIDDMGFASLDLSRNKRNGFPEIIYGEGKTKEQIKKIIESLEKENLPVLATRVDSEKGKYLLKKIPHGFYYETARAFVVHPTPIQSEHYIAVVTAGTSDMPVAEEAAITAETFGNPVKRIYDVGVAGIHRLFNRLDDIRGASVIIVIAGMEGALVSVVAGLVDVPVIAVPTSVGYGSNLQGLTTLMSMLTSCASGVTVVNIDNGFGAAYSASMINQIRGVSS; encoded by the coding sequence ATGGATAAAAAAGAGATTCTTATTCGCTTTCAAGAGGGACAGCTTTCATTAGAAGAAGCTGCCTCTCTACTAGAAGGCATCGACGATATGGGTTTTGCTTCTTTAGATCTTTCTCGTAATAAAAGAAATGGATTTCCAGAAATTATTTATGGAGAAGGAAAAACAAAAGAGCAAATCAAAAAAATTATTGAATCATTAGAAAAAGAAAATCTTCCTGTACTAGCAACTAGAGTGGATAGCGAAAAAGGAAAATATTTATTAAAAAAAATTCCTCACGGATTTTATTACGAAACAGCTAGAGCTTTTGTCGTTCATCCAACTCCAATTCAATCTGAACATTACATTGCTGTAGTAACGGCAGGAACAAGTGATATGCCTGTAGCAGAAGAAGCTGCGATTACTGCTGAAACATTTGGCAATCCTGTAAAACGGATTTATGATGTTGGAGTTGCTGGTATCCATCGACTATTCAATCGTTTAGATGATATACGTGGTGCTAGCGTCATTATTGTCATTGCTGGAATGGAAGGTGCTCTTGTGAGTGTAGTTGCAGGATTAGTAGATGTCCCTGTCATTGCAGTGCCTACAAGTGTAGGATATGGAAGTAACTTACAAGGTCTAACGACTCTGATGAGTATGTTAACTTCTTGTGCTTCTGGTGTGACAGTTGTCAATATTGATAATGGATTTGGCGCTGCTTATTCTGCTAGTATGATTAATCAGATTCGAGGTGTTTCATCATGA
- a CDS encoding MurR/RpiR family transcriptional regulator, with product MHFTDLVNEHYADLNETELLMCNYIMENIDIIPTMSTLKFARNSLSSKSSVIRFSQKLGFTGFTELRNFIKWQDHEERFDEQITFTNQVIKDIERLLNILKDRNWLPIYQIIDSVDNIYVITTGITQKNQAAELQRLFLLIGKPLQIIPGNGNSNEFRRILERLTEKDIVFVLSLSGENNRLESIIHQLELVKSKIVSITSLQNNWLSGKSDFNLYATTSRSPLPKDWWIQTASSFFVLIEAFAFGYMDYKRKESS from the coding sequence ATGCACTTTACAGATTTAGTAAACGAACATTATGCTGATTTAAACGAAACAGAGTTATTAATGTGTAATTATATCATGGAAAATATCGATATAATTCCCACTATGAGTACACTTAAATTTGCTAGAAATAGTTTATCCTCAAAGTCTTCAGTTATACGCTTTTCACAGAAATTAGGGTTTACTGGATTCACCGAACTTAGAAATTTCATTAAATGGCAAGATCATGAAGAACGTTTTGATGAGCAAATAACTTTTACTAATCAAGTAATTAAAGACATAGAACGTTTATTAAACATCTTGAAAGACCGCAATTGGCTCCCAATTTATCAAATTATTGATTCTGTAGATAATATCTACGTCATTACAACAGGGATTACACAAAAAAATCAGGCAGCAGAATTACAACGATTATTTCTTTTGATTGGTAAACCTCTGCAAATCATTCCTGGAAATGGTAACTCCAACGAGTTCAGAAGAATCCTTGAGAGACTAACTGAAAAAGATATCGTTTTTGTTTTATCATTATCTGGAGAAAATAATCGGTTAGAATCTATCATTCATCAATTAGAACTTGTTAAAAGCAAAATTGTCTCAATTACCAGTTTACAGAATAATTGGTTATCTGGAAAATCAGATTTTAACTTGTATGCTACAACTAGTCGCAGTCCTTTACCTAAAGATTGGTGGATACAGACAGCCTCTTCTTTTTTTGTTTTAATTGAAGCTTTTGCTTTTGGATATATGGATTATAAACGCAAAGAATCCTCTTAA
- a CDS encoding Crp/Fnr family transcriptional regulator, producing the protein MEENYLVNFLESHNAPVIKKKKHMYLAYHGLEESYTYVLKEGVVKTSIILKDGREFNLAYITPIDIISLLRDEVSNYTCAPFNVRVESDEASFYRIQRIKFWEYVKENRKLQDYIREYYRQKLSENIESLQYMTMNGKKGAVCAFIYKLVKQFGVQTEDGILIDFAVTNEDIAGFCGISTRNSVNRIIHDLKVDGVVEIKNQKIIVKDISYLADFTGREG; encoded by the coding sequence ATGGAAGAAAATTATCTTGTCAACTTTCTTGAATCGCATAATGCACCTGTGATTAAAAAGAAGAAGCACATGTATTTAGCGTATCACGGATTAGAGGAATCTTATACATATGTATTGAAAGAAGGGGTTGTTAAAACAAGTATCATTTTAAAAGATGGGCGGGAATTTAACTTAGCGTATATTACCCCTATTGATATTATTTCCTTATTAAGAGACGAAGTATCGAATTATACCTGTGCCCCCTTTAATGTACGAGTAGAATCAGATGAAGCAAGTTTTTATCGTATTCAGCGTATTAAGTTTTGGGAATATGTTAAAGAAAATCGAAAATTGCAAGACTATATTCGAGAATATTATCGTCAAAAATTATCTGAAAATATCGAATCTTTACAATATATGACGATGAATGGAAAAAAAGGTGCAGTATGTGCATTTATTTATAAATTAGTAAAGCAGTTTGGAGTACAAACGGAAGACGGGATACTGATTGATTTTGCAGTAACGAATGAAGATATTGCAGGATTTTGTGGTATTTCTACTCGCAATAGTGTGAATCGTATTATTCATGATTTAAAAGTAGACGGCGTTGTCGAAATCAAAAATCAGAAAATTATTGTTAAAGATATTAGTTATTTAGCAGATTTTACTGGAAGAGAAGGCTAA
- the larE gene encoding ATP-dependent sacrificial sulfur transferase LarE → MDEKELKLKELLNEIGKIVITYSGGIDSSYLLKVALDTLGSENVLAAVVNSELFPDYEFDMAIDLANEMGARVLGLEMEELSDPRIAANTPKIWYYSKKLLYQTIKQHVEKEGFTVLSDGTIMDDVDDFRPGVKARNEEGVRSLLQEAELYKSEIRQLAKRLGVENWNKVPSCSMASRFPYGTKITAEKVRWVQEAEAYLIQLGFEQVRVRVHHDLARIEVSLDLVPTLLEHRQEIESKLRSIGFSYVALDLAGYQYGRMNQVLSDKEKAKIG, encoded by the coding sequence ATGGATGAAAAAGAATTGAAGCTAAAAGAACTATTAAATGAAATTGGAAAGATTGTTATTACATATTCAGGAGGGATTGACAGTAGCTACTTATTAAAAGTAGCACTAGACACTCTTGGTAGTGAGAATGTATTGGCGGCCGTAGTGAATTCTGAATTATTTCCGGATTACGAGTTTGACATGGCAATTGATTTGGCCAATGAAATGGGAGCTCGTGTGCTAGGATTAGAAATGGAAGAATTATCAGATCCAAGAATTGCAGCAAATACTCCTAAAATTTGGTATTACAGCAAGAAATTATTGTATCAAACGATTAAACAACATGTAGAAAAAGAAGGGTTTACCGTATTATCAGATGGTACGATTATGGATGATGTGGATGATTTTCGTCCAGGAGTAAAAGCTCGTAATGAGGAAGGCGTTCGAAGTTTATTACAAGAAGCTGAATTATATAAGAGCGAAATTCGTCAATTAGCCAAAAGACTTGGTGTAGAAAATTGGAACAAAGTGCCTTCCTGTAGTATGGCATCTCGCTTCCCATATGGTACAAAAATTACCGCGGAAAAAGTTCGTTGGGTACAAGAAGCAGAAGCGTATTTAATTCAATTAGGATTTGAACAAGTGCGTGTACGTGTTCACCATGATTTAGCAAGAATTGAAGTGTCTCTTGATTTAGTCCCTACATTATTAGAGCATCGTCAAGAAATTGAAAGTAAATTACGCTCGATTGGGTTTAGTTATGTTGCATTAGACTTAGCAGGTTACCAGTATGGACGAATGAATCAAGTGTTAAGTGATAAAGAAAAAGCAAAAATTGGATAA
- a CDS encoding 6-phospho-alpha-glucosidase gives MERKKQSVVIAGGGSTYTAGIVMMLIENQDKFPLRTLKFYDNDQKRQDIVAKACEVIVKERAPEIEFIATTDPKEAFTDIDFVMAHIRVGGLRMREKDEKIPLKYGVVGQETCGPGGMAYGMRSIPGVIELIDYMEKYSPNAWMLNYSNPAAIVAEATRRMRPNAKIINICDMPVAIKKSIADILGLDSELEIVDRYYGLNHFGWWTEMYDKEGNDLMPRLKEHVQKYGYASATEESNPLLEEASWMDTFQKAKDVYAVDPETVPNTYLKYYLYSDYVVSHANPDYTRANEVMDNREKNVFAECKRVADNQSAKDTTIEAGEHAEFIVHLAAALAYNTYERMLLIVKNDGAIANLDDDAMVEVPCIVSKRGYEPLCMGKIPHFQKGMIEQQVAVEKLVVDAYEQKSYQKLWQALTLSKTVPSAKVAKQILDELIEANQEWWPTLS, from the coding sequence ATGGAAAGAAAAAAACAATCAGTCGTTATCGCAGGAGGCGGAAGTACTTATACTGCGGGAATTGTTATGATGTTAATTGAAAATCAAGATAAATTCCCTTTACGCACATTGAAGTTTTACGATAATGATCAGAAACGTCAGGATATTGTTGCCAAAGCTTGCGAGGTGATTGTAAAAGAAAGAGCCCCAGAAATTGAATTTATTGCAACAACCGATCCCAAAGAAGCATTTACAGATATTGATTTTGTCATGGCTCATATCCGAGTAGGTGGATTAAGAATGCGAGAAAAAGATGAAAAAATTCCTTTAAAATATGGTGTTGTAGGACAAGAAACTTGTGGACCTGGTGGAATGGCCTATGGAATGCGTTCTATTCCGGGAGTCATTGAGCTGATTGACTATATGGAAAAATATTCCCCAAATGCTTGGATGTTAAACTATTCAAATCCAGCTGCAATCGTTGCTGAAGCAACACGTCGTATGCGACCAAATGCAAAAATCATTAATATTTGTGATATGCCTGTAGCTATTAAGAAATCAATCGCTGATATTCTTGGGCTCGATAGTGAACTTGAAATTGTTGATCGATATTATGGATTGAATCATTTCGGCTGGTGGACTGAAATGTATGACAAAGAGGGCAATGATTTAATGCCAAGATTAAAAGAGCATGTACAAAAATATGGGTATGCTTCTGCTACTGAGGAAAGTAATCCTTTACTTGAAGAAGCCAGCTGGATGGACACTTTCCAAAAAGCAAAAGATGTTTATGCAGTTGATCCTGAAACTGTACCTAATACGTACTTAAAATACTATTTATACTCCGATTATGTAGTTTCTCATGCCAATCCTGATTATACTCGGGCAAATGAAGTAATGGATAATCGTGAAAAAAATGTATTTGCTGAATGCAAGAGGGTCGCAGACAATCAATCAGCAAAAGATACTACTATTGAAGCTGGCGAACATGCAGAGTTTATTGTACATTTAGCAGCAGCATTAGCTTACAATACCTACGAACGTATGCTATTAATTGTAAAAAATGACGGAGCAATTGCTAATTTAGATGATGATGCGATGGTTGAAGTGCCTTGTATTGTAAGTAAACGTGGTTATGAACCACTATGTATGGGTAAAATTCCTCATTTCCAAAAAGGAATGATTGAACAACAAGTAGCAGTTGAAAAATTAGTAGTAGATGCTTATGAGCAAAAATCTTATCAAAAATTATGGCAAGCATTGACTCTATCAAAAACAGTTCCTTCAGCTAAAGTCGCAAAACAAATTTTAGATGAGCTAATTGAAGCAAATCAAGAGTGGTGGCCAACATTAAGTTAA
- the larA gene encoding nickel-dependent lactate racemase produces MVDIKLPYDKQLITASIPDKNFAGLLESEAENFSNPLSEQETVEKSMDNPIGSKSLEELAKGKKDIVLISSDHTRPVPSHIITPIILRRIRSVAPDARIRILVATGFHRPSTREELINKYGQEIVDNEEIVMHISTNDEDMVTIGKLPSGGDCIINRIAAEADLLIAEGFIESHFFAGFSGGRKSVLPGVASYKTIMANHSGEFIDSDKSRTGNLKHNLIHEDMVYAARTANLAFIVNVVLDGEKRIIGSFAGDMEEAHHVGCEFVRKLAHVKKIPCDIAVSTNGGFPLDQNIYQAVKGMTAAEATNKEGGVIIMVAGCRDGHGGSGFYHNLADYNHPKEFLEKAINTPRLETIPDQWTSQILARILVHHRVIFVSDLVDPTLITDMHMEIAKTFDEALARAFEIEGPDAKVTVIRDGLSVIVED; encoded by the coding sequence ATGGTAGACATTAAATTACCTTATGACAAACAACTAATCACTGCTAGCATTCCTGATAAAAATTTTGCAGGATTGTTAGAATCAGAAGCAGAAAATTTTTCAAATCCACTTTCTGAACAAGAAACTGTTGAAAAATCAATGGATAATCCTATTGGTAGTAAATCATTAGAAGAATTGGCAAAAGGAAAAAAAGACATTGTTTTAATTAGTTCAGACCACACTCGTCCGGTTCCTTCTCATATTATTACTCCGATTATTTTACGTCGTATTCGTAGTGTCGCTCCAGATGCTCGTATTCGTATTTTAGTAGCAACAGGATTTCACCGTCCTTCAACTCGTGAAGAGTTAATTAATAAGTATGGTCAAGAAATTGTAGATAACGAAGAAATCGTTATGCATATTTCAACAAATGATGAAGATATGGTAACCATTGGTAAATTACCTTCAGGTGGTGACTGCATTATTAACCGTATCGCTGCAGAAGCAGACTTATTAATCGCTGAAGGTTTCATTGAATCTCACTTCTTTGCGGGATTCTCAGGCGGACGTAAATCTGTATTGCCTGGGGTAGCTTCTTATAAAACGATTATGGCTAACCACTCTGGTGAATTTATCGACTCTGATAAATCAAGAACAGGTAACTTAAAACACAACTTAATTCATGAAGATATGGTTTATGCCGCTCGTACTGCAAACTTAGCCTTTATTGTTAACGTAGTATTAGATGGAGAAAAACGTATTATCGGTTCATTTGCTGGTGATATGGAAGAAGCCCACCATGTTGGATGTGAATTTGTTCGTAAATTAGCTCATGTTAAGAAAATTCCTTGCGATATCGCTGTTTCAACAAATGGTGGATTCCCACTTGACCAAAATATTTATCAAGCTGTTAAAGGAATGACTGCTGCTGAAGCTACTAATAAAGAAGGCGGCGTTATTATTATGGTTGCAGGATGTCGTGACGGACACGGTGGTTCAGGTTTCTATCACAACTTAGCGGATTACAACCATCCAAAAGAATTTTTAGAAAAAGCAATTAACACACCACGTTTAGAAACAATCCCAGACCAATGGACTTCTCAAATTTTAGCACGTATTTTAGTTCATCATCGTGTGATTTTTGTTTCTGATTTAGTAGATCCTACATTAATTACAGATATGCATATGGAAATTGCTAAAACATTTGACGAAGCATTAGCACGTGCCTTTGAAATTGAAGGTCCAGATGCTAAAGTTACCGTTATTCGTGATGGTTTATCTGTTATCGTTGAAGACTAG
- a CDS encoding D-alanyl-D-alanine carboxypeptidase family protein, which produces MKKFKWMKAVVTVLLACCLAAPMQTRVHADEPERPKTAEEIAALEDVASYIAIEQTSGKILMEKNQDDVRGIASMSKMISQYLILEAIKNSEITWETKIPISERASKLSANYSLSNVPLWPNEKYSIQELFEASSIYSANAATIAMAEYLAGSEAKWVERMKEKVESWGIQDATIMNATGLPNKYGTTEKNPNFGDDAENSMSARSVAIVARRLVLDFPEILKISSVATKEFRPGTAGMTKMDNFNYLIPGLLFGYEGVTGLKTGTSEMSGASITTTATRNNFSVIVVSMGSKQPLNRFKVTAKMLDELFKKYEGLVVGIPGKSVQNIQSYPVNGGSDEKISVDYGDNFVAAVPKGTAMSQVKVRFEPFKELLDENNALKAPITAGKTIGDIYFQMPGEDLGYVDGQAEGHVPAFAGYEIDPSNIVTDSYRQARGFVEKIIHRIQDFFANIFQKVTGFLHAQEA; this is translated from the coding sequence ATGAAAAAATTCAAATGGATGAAGGCGGTAGTGACAGTTTTATTGGCTTGTTGTTTAGCAGCTCCGATGCAAACAAGGGTTCACGCTGATGAACCTGAAAGACCTAAAACAGCAGAAGAAATTGCCGCATTAGAAGATGTAGCATCTTACATTGCTATTGAACAAACAAGTGGAAAAATTTTGATGGAAAAAAATCAAGATGATGTTCGAGGCATTGCTTCGATGAGTAAAATGATTAGTCAATATTTAATATTAGAAGCGATTAAAAATTCAGAAATCACATGGGAAACAAAAATCCCCATTAGTGAACGTGCAAGTAAATTAAGTGCCAATTATTCCTTATCAAATGTTCCATTATGGCCAAATGAGAAATATAGTATTCAAGAATTATTTGAAGCAAGTTCCATTTATTCTGCTAATGCAGCAACCATTGCAATGGCAGAATATTTAGCGGGCAGTGAAGCTAAATGGGTGGAACGAATGAAGGAAAAAGTTGAATCTTGGGGGATTCAAGATGCAACGATTATGAATGCGACAGGATTACCAAATAAATACGGAACAACAGAAAAAAATCCAAATTTTGGTGATGATGCAGAAAATAGTATGTCTGCACGTTCTGTTGCCATTGTTGCAAGACGTTTAGTATTAGATTTTCCAGAAATTTTAAAAATTTCTTCTGTTGCAACGAAGGAATTTAGACCAGGAACTGCTGGGATGACAAAGATGGATAATTTTAACTATTTAATTCCAGGGTTATTATTTGGCTATGAGGGTGTAACTGGCTTAAAAACTGGGACTTCTGAGATGAGTGGAGCTTCTATTACGACAACTGCAACTCGTAATAATTTTTCAGTCATTGTTGTATCTATGGGGTCTAAGCAACCTTTGAATCGTTTTAAAGTAACAGCGAAAATGTTAGATGAATTATTCAAGAAATATGAAGGTTTAGTAGTAGGAATTCCAGGGAAATCGGTTCAAAATATCCAATCTTATCCAGTTAACGGCGGTTCTGATGAAAAAATTAGTGTCGATTATGGCGATAATTTTGTAGCAGCTGTTCCAAAGGGAACGGCTATGAGCCAAGTAAAAGTTCGTTTTGAACCATTTAAGGAATTATTAGATGAAAATAATGCTTTAAAAGCACCTATCACTGCAGGAAAAACAATTGGAGATATTTATTTCCAAATGCCTGGAGAAGATTTGGGATATGTAGATGGACAAGCTGAAGGTCATGTACCAGCTTTTGCAGGATATGAAATTGATCCATCGAATATTGTGACAGATAGCTATCGACAAGCGAGAGGATTTGTTGAAAAGATCATTCACCGAATCCAAGACTTTTTTGCAAATATCTTCCAAAAAGTAACAGGTTTCTTACATGCGCAAGAAGCGTAG
- a CDS encoding DUF924 family protein produces the protein MEAQEVLQFWFEELEPKDWFEKSVAVDSEIYRRFFNIHQAAIAGELSHWRKTIQGRLAEIIVLDQFSRNLYRDDARAFLYDGMALVLAQEALPYSEKLTIIERSFLYMPFMHSESLAIHHAAEKLFSEPGMEKRAKYEQMHRNMIEQFGRYPHRNEILGRKSTEEELEFLQNHSGF, from the coding sequence ATGGAAGCTCAAGAAGTATTACAATTTTGGTTTGAGGAATTAGAACCAAAAGACTGGTTTGAAAAATCCGTTGCAGTAGATTCAGAAATCTATCGACGTTTTTTTAACATTCATCAAGCAGCTATTGCTGGAGAATTAAGTCATTGGAGAAAGACTATTCAAGGAAGATTAGCAGAAATTATAGTATTGGATCAATTTTCTAGAAATTTATATCGTGATGATGCGAGAGCTTTTTTATATGATGGCATGGCACTTGTACTCGCTCAAGAAGCTCTACCTTATTCCGAAAAATTAACGATTATTGAACGAAGTTTTTTATATATGCCATTTATGCATTCAGAATCATTAGCGATTCATCACGCAGCGGAAAAATTATTTTCCGAACCTGGTATGGAAAAGCGTGCGAAATATGAACAGATGCACCGAAATATGATCGAACAGTTTGGACGCTATCCGCATCGAAATGAAATTTTAGGAAGAAAATCGACTGAAGAAGAGTTAGAATTTCTTCAAAATCATTCAGGATTTTAA
- a CDS encoding DUF6985 domain-containing protein, whose amino-acid sequence MISYYNREISDLVSSYTNNNEKKYFLDIIGDKDKIYSLLQPKQIMFPLTFDENIEEFGFLCECDWDKENGIGIKFVNGVLSEIGYQDILLTVRQSSTI is encoded by the coding sequence ATTATATCATATTACAATCGTGAAATATCAGATCTTGTTTCAAGCTACACGAATAATAACGAAAAAAAATATTTTTTAGATATAATTGGAGACAAAGATAAAATTTATTCTTTGTTGCAACCCAAACAAATCATGTTTCCTTTAACTTTTGATGAAAATATTGAAGAGTTTGGTTTTTTATGTGAGTGTGATTGGGATAAAGAAAATGGCATAGGAATAAAATTTGTTAATGGTGTATTGTCTGAAATTGGTTATCAGGATATACTCCTAACAGTTAGACAATCTTCGACCATCTAA
- a CDS encoding VOC family protein, which translates to MIDLGVGKTVLVRLIKTEELRDVASSYGLYHLAILLPSREDLAQIFKHFVDRSVPLIGASDHDYSEAIFLEDTEGNGIEIYRDRPVSEWDIREDGRIIGTTEAMNAEGLYRLATPLESPYQMPEGSRMGHVRLSVRKSGVSSEFYQNVLQVQDKFSVRSASWLASGNYHHHLAVNERDEQNLTTRTEGMRGLAYYTVNFKDEQLYRDTIERAKTFAKDVEIGE; encoded by the coding sequence ATGATTGATTTAGGTGTAGGCAAGACCGTTTTAGTTCGATTAATCAAAACTGAGGAACTACGGGATGTTGCTAGTAGTTATGGCCTTTATCATTTGGCGATTTTACTCCCCTCTAGAGAAGATTTGGCACAGATTTTTAAACATTTTGTAGATCGTTCGGTTCCATTAATTGGAGCGAGTGATCATGACTATAGCGAAGCGATTTTTTTAGAAGATACAGAAGGAAATGGAATTGAAATCTATCGCGATAGACCTGTTTCTGAATGGGATATTAGAGAAGATGGCCGTATTATTGGGACAACAGAAGCGATGAATGCAGAAGGATTATATCGTTTAGCCACTCCTTTAGAAAGTCCTTATCAAATGCCAGAAGGAAGCCGAATGGGGCATGTTCGTCTATCGGTTCGTAAGAGTGGTGTTTCGAGCGAATTTTATCAAAATGTTCTTCAAGTTCAAGATAAATTCTCTGTTCGTTCTGCTTCATGGTTAGCCTCTGGAAATTATCACCATCATTTAGCAGTCAATGAAAGGGATGAGCAAAATTTAACCACTAGAACAGAAGGAATGCGAGGATTAGCTTACTATACCGTTAATTTCAAAGATGAACAATTGTATCGAGATACGATTGAAAGAGCAAAGACATTTGCTAAAGATGTTGAAATAGGAGAATAG
- a CDS encoding IS1182 family transposase: protein MYKNYTTPTDTLELNFTLTVPKNHIAQFINQFVDSIPDSIIFPNTTSKMGRPAHHPRMLLKMILFAYTRSTYSGRKIVQLNEENIPMQWLSQQTYVCYHVINNFRSNEQFSSIIKNIFVYFTLLLQHYHIIDSDSLFIDGTKVQADANRYSFVWRKAIERYDEALNEKISTLYDQLIQNQVNIALSEEEKITEYGVHAMIEATNNSLEQLEELIEEEPKHIVGGSKNKQKKRLLNSFKRQLEKDFLPRKEKYTIAKETFDNRNSYSKTDNDATFMCMKEDAMKNRELKPGYNLQIATNHQYVLGFDVFPNPTDMRTLKPFLNSFKLLDKFSIIIADAGYGSEENYQLILEEYEKTPLIPYTMYEKEQTKKFKNDPSNRQNWYYNEEEDYYIDHLGVKFSFKYYSTRNDKNGFTRRFKVYETDSIQETEALDELAKTPTGQQRQIRVNQVWESYKETIKEALHSDRGSSIYAQRKIEVEPVFGQMKRNFGMRRTHVRGKNAVHNDIGLLFLGMNLQRLRKYILNNMNQGWFIPLDFTEFIKKHVLILISVKIGTCFLLFLRLFAQPLKPN from the coding sequence ATGTACAAAAATTATACCACACCAACAGATACTTTAGAACTAAATTTTACATTAACCGTCCCTAAAAACCACATTGCTCAATTTATTAATCAGTTTGTAGATTCTATTCCAGATTCTATTATCTTTCCTAATACAACATCAAAAATGGGTAGACCTGCTCATCATCCTCGTATGTTATTAAAAATGATTCTCTTCGCTTATACTCGTTCTACGTATAGTGGTAGAAAAATTGTTCAATTAAATGAAGAAAATATTCCGATGCAGTGGCTTTCTCAACAAACTTATGTCTGTTACCATGTTATTAATAATTTTAGAAGTAATGAACAGTTTTCCTCTATCATTAAAAACATTTTCGTATACTTTACTTTATTACTCCAACACTATCATATTATTGATTCAGATAGTTTATTTATTGATGGTACAAAAGTTCAAGCAGATGCCAATCGTTATTCATTTGTATGGCGTAAAGCTATTGAAAGATATGATGAAGCTTTAAATGAAAAAATTAGTACATTATATGATCAATTAATTCAAAATCAAGTGAATATTGCTTTATCAGAAGAAGAAAAAATTACTGAATATGGTGTTCATGCCATGATTGAAGCTACTAATAACTCTCTAGAACAGTTAGAAGAACTCATTGAAGAAGAACCTAAACATATTGTTGGTGGTTCTAAAAACAAACAGAAAAAACGCTTGTTAAATTCTTTTAAACGTCAACTTGAAAAAGATTTTCTGCCTCGTAAAGAAAAATATACGATAGCTAAGGAAACATTTGATAACCGGAATAGTTATTCTAAAACAGATAACGATGCTACTTTTATGTGTATGAAAGAAGATGCCATGAAAAATCGAGAATTAAAACCTGGCTATAATCTTCAAATCGCAACGAATCATCAATATGTTTTAGGTTTTGATGTATTTCCTAATCCTACAGATATGCGTACTCTTAAACCATTTTTAAATTCATTTAAACTATTAGACAAATTTTCTATTATTATTGCGGATGCTGGATACGGTAGTGAAGAAAACTATCAATTGATTCTTGAAGAGTATGAAAAGACACCTTTGATTCCTTACACAATGTACGAAAAAGAACAAACGAAGAAATTTAAAAATGATCCATCTAATAGACAAAATTGGTATTACAATGAAGAGGAAGATTATTATATTGATCATTTAGGTGTAAAATTTAGTTTTAAATATTATTCAACAAGAAACGATAAGAATGGATTTACTCGTAGATTTAAAGTGTATGAGACAGATTCAATTCAAGAAACAGAAGCATTGGATGAATTAGCGAAAACTCCTACTGGACAACAACGTCAAATCCGTGTAAACCAAGTTTGGGAATCTTATAAAGAAACGATTAAAGAAGCGTTACATAGTGACCGTGGAAGTAGTATATATGCTCAACGAAAAATTGAAGTTGAGCCAGTTTTCGGTCAAATGAAGCGCAATTTTGGCATGCGCAGAACTCATGTTAGAGGTAAAAATGCAGTTCATAATGACATTGGTCTGCTCTTTTTAGGGATGAATTTGCAGAGATTAAGGAAATATATCTTAAATAATATGAATCAAGGGTGGTTTATCCCCCTTGATTTTACTGAATTTATTAAAAAGCACGTCCTAATTTTGATTTCAGTCAAAATCGGGACGTGCTTTCTTCTATTTTTGAGACTTTTTGCCCAGCCTCTGAAACCAAATTGA